CAAATGAATGTGCTTAAATCTGAGATGGATCGTTGGAAGAAGAATAAGTACTCTGTCCTTGTTTTAGCGAACAATCAGGAAAGGTTAGAGAAGCTAGAACAAGTGCTTCAAGATTATGATATTCAGGCAGATATTCAAACAGACAATGACAGGATTGCGACAGGCAAAATTCAGCTGCTGGAGGGAAGCCTTCAGTCTGGCTTTGAAATGCCATTATTAAAGCTTGCTGTTATTACTGAGGAAGAGCTATTTAAGACTAAAGTGAAAAAATCATCTGCACGGAGGCAAAAGCTTTCTAATGCAGAAAGAATAAAGAGCTATTCTGAGTTGAAAATTGGCGATTATGTTGTGCATGTAAATCACGGGATTGGTAAGTACTTAGGAATTGAAACATTGCAAATCAATGGTATTCATAAAGATTACCTCCATTTACGCTATCAAGGCAGCGACAAGCTGTATGTTCCTGTTGATCAGATAGACTTAGTGCAAAAATATGTAGGGTCAGAGAGCAAAGAGCCAAAAATATATAAATTGGGCGGCAATGATTGGAAGAAGGTTAAGAAGAAGGTTGAATCATCTGTTCAGGACATTGCTGATGATCTTATTAAGCTATATGCAGAGCGGGAAGCAGCCGTCGGCTATGGTTTCTCTCCAGATGGAGAAATGCAGCGGGAATTTGAATCATCCTTTGCATACCAAGAGACAGAAGATCAGCTACGCTCTATCCATGAGATCAAAAGGGATATGGAAAGAGAACGTCCAATGGATAGACTGTTATGTGGAGATGTTGGCTATGGGAAAACGGAAGTTGCCATTCGTGCAGCCTTCAAAGCAATTGCAGATGGAAAGCAAGTCGCTTTTCTTGTGCCTACAACCATCTTAGCACAGCAGCATTATGAGACTTTGAGAGAGCGATTCCAGGATTATCCGATTGAAATAGGATTATTAAGCAGATTTAGGACAAGAAAGCAGCAGACAGACACTATTAAAGGGTTAAAAGCAGGCACCTTTGATATCGTTGTGGGAACACATCGTATTCTTTCAAAGGATATTACTTATCGTGATTTAGGTTTGCTGATCATTGATGAAGAACAGCGTTTTGGTGTTACGCATAAAGAAAAAATCAAGCAGCTAAAAACTAACATAGATGTTCTGACATTAACAGCAACTCCTATTCCGAGAACGCTGCATATGTCAATGCTGGGTGTGCGCGACCTTTCTGTTATTGAGACACCGCCGGAGAACCGCTTCCCAATACAGACATATGTAATGGAATATAACGGAGCACTAGTGCGTGAAGCGATTGAAAGGGAATTGGCACGTAACGGGCAAATCTACTTCCTGTATAACCGGGTTGAAGATATTGAACGGAAAGCAGAGGAAATATCGATGCTTGTCCCAGATGCAAGGGTAACATATGCCCACGGGCAAATGACCGAAAATGAGCTGGAATCGGTTATGCTCAGCTTCCTAGAGGGAGAGTTTGATGTGTTGGTTAGCACAACCATCATTGAGACAGGTGTAGATATCCCGAATGTAAATACACTAATTGTTCAGGATGCTGATCGCATGGGTCTTTCCCAGCTTTACCAGCTGCGCGGACGTGTGGGACGCTCAAACCGGGTTGCCTATGCATACTTTACTTACCGCAAGGATAAAGTTCTCACAGAAGTAGCAGAAAAAAGGCTGCAGGCAATCAAGGAATTTACTGAACTTGGTTCAGGCTTCAAAATTGCCATGAGAGATTTGACGATAAGAGGAGCAGGTAATCTTCTCGGAGCACAGCAGCATGGATTTATTGATTCAGTCGGATTTGATTTGTATTCTCAAATGCTCAAGGATGCTATTGAAGAAAGAAAAGGTACATTTGATGAGCAGCAGAAACAGACAATTGATCTAGATCTGGATATTGATGCTTATATCCCAGACTTTTATATTAGTGATGGTCAGCAGAAGATTGAAATGTATAAGAGGTTCAGAGGGGTTGCGTCCTTTGATGAGCTTTCAGAGCTTCAGGATGAAATGGTCGACAGATTTGGAGATTATCCATCTGAGGTTGCTTATTTGTTCAAATTGACAGAAATGAAGCTGTATGGAAAAGCTGCTGGAGTAGAGCTTATTAAACAATCGAAAGAAGAAGTTCTGATTCTATTGTCTGAGCATGGCAGCAGTTTAATGGACGGACAGAAGATTTTCGAGAAGAGTTCGAAGTTTGGCCGTATGATTGGTTTAGGAATGGATGGCAAAAAATTAAAAATCGTCCTCCATGTAAAAGGAATTGAAACAGATAAGTGGCTAAATGCTTGTTATGAAATGGTAGAGGCATTGAGCACATTTAAAAAAGAGCCTCAAGAGGCAAGCTGAAAATATGATAACTGAAAACTGTTTGGAGAGGGCATCATGCTTGTATCCAAACAGTTTTTTTGTCTTATTATGCCTATGCGCAGGTTTATCTAATATGGACAGGGGTAAAGAAAACCAGAGATATAATTGCTAAAAGGCAGCTTTTTAATGGATTCCGCTTTTTTGTCAAAGCAATGCCAATGTTTATGTTTTGTTTTGGAAAAAATGTCTTTAGCCGCAACTGTAAATTTTGCAGAAAATGTCCCGTGTTACCTAAGATGGTAATATTCACATCGAAGAGAAAATTTTACGTAGTTAATGCATAGAACTTTCCATATGAAAGATACTAAGTTTAAATATGGTAGCATTTCATATTTTACAGAAGAAATACTTACCAATATTAAAAAATCATCTGATGAAAGTGAGGCAACATGAAATGAAAGCAACTGGAATTGTGCGTCGAATCGATGATTTGGGTCGTGTCGTTATCCCAAAAGAAATCAGAAGAACTTTACGTATCCGTGAAGGAGATCCACTGGAAATATTCGTAGATCGCGATGGGGAAGTAATTTTGAAGAAGTATTCTCCTATTAGCGAGCTAAGTGATTTTGCTAAAGAGTATGCAGAAGCTCTTTATGATAGCTTAGGAAACTCTGTATTAATTTGTGACAGGGATACCTATATCGCAGTTGCCGGTGGATCGAAGAAGGAATATTTAAACAAGAATATCAGTGAAGTTATTGAGAAGGCAATGGAGGACAGAGGATCAGTCCTTATTACACAGCAAGAGCAAATTGCACTCGTAGATAACAATACAGAAACTGTTTCTGCCTATACCATCGGACCAATCATTGCAAATGGTGATCCAATTGGTGCAGTTATCATTTTTTCTAAAGAAGGTACTCTTGGCGAGGTAGAAAAGAAAGCAGTAGAAACTGCTGCTGGCTTTTTAGCTAGACAAATGGAATCCTAATCTTAATATTGTTAAGGGCAGCTATATTGGCTGCCTTTTTTGTTGTTTTTAAAAGAAAATCAGTGTCTTGTTATATGAAGTGTAGAACAAATCTGTTATAATAAAGGTATAACAAGTAAGGAGAATAAAAATGTATATTAAATTAGACCCTCAATCAGACTTCCCTATTTATGCGCAATTAATACATCAATTAATGGAGGGAATTTTAAAAGGGGAATTAAAGGAGGGAGACATGCTTCCTTCTGTAAGGTCCTTAGCAGCTGACCTAGGTATTAACATGCATACAGTTAATAAAAGCTATCATGAGCTCGAAAAGAGAGGAATTATTCAAATTATCCCGAAATCAGGGGCGATTGTAAGACTTCAACATGCGAATCCTGGGTCTGAGCATTATGAGCGGCTTGTTAGAGAAATGAAGCCAGTATTGCTTGAGGCAATGACATTAGGAATGGGGAAAGCAGAGATAAACGGTCTTGTAGAATTGCTGATCAATGAATATAAGGGGGAATAAACATGGAACAAGGAATATTTATAGTGTTAATGGTTTTTCAAACAGTGATGCAAAGTATTATCCCTGTTGTCATGAGAAAAACACATGTATTTGGTGTGTATGTACCGGATGAGTATAAAGATGAAAAGAGGGTGCAGTTTTATAAAAAACTATATGTGATCAGTTACTCAGCCGGTTCACTGGCTATTATTGCTGGTTATGCAATATGGATGAATGAACTGAATCCAAGTGTTAGAGCAGCTTTAGGTATGGTGCTTCTATTATCTTCGATGCTTTGGGGACTAATCTTATATTTTTACTGCCATGGAAAGATGTCGGAGTTGAAGAAGCGTACAGGTTGGTCTGCCGCTTTAAAGGAAGTGAAGATTACAGACTTGAGCGTCAGAAAGCTCGACGAAATGCTGCCATGGTTTATAGTAGCTATGCCGATTCTTTTAACACTAGGTTTAAGTGTGCTTACCCTCACGCAATATACTCAAATACCAGACAGTATTCCAACCCACTGGGGAGCTAATGGTCAACCAGACAGTTTTACGGAAAAAAGCTATCTTTCCGTTCTTTCCCATCTGCTGCTCCTATTGGTTATGCAGTCCATGTTTGTTGCCATCCACGAATTTACTAGAAAATCGGGAATCAAGATTAGCGCTTCTAACAAATCTGGTTCTAAGACAAGGCAGCTGCTTATGAGAAAGTACAACAGCTGGTTTTTAGCGATCATCTCTTTAGTAATAACGGTATTGTTGTCCTTCCTGCAATTATCCATTATTTATCCCGGCATATTTGCCGAGACTCTAATGCTGTTATTCCCGTTAGCATTTCTAGCGGTAGTATTGATTGGGACTCTTGTATATGCAATTAAAGTAGGAAAGCTAAATGTGCAGCTTGAGGCATTGACAAAAGCTGACGTCACGAAGGAAGTTTCTGATTTTGACTCAGACTATCATTGGAAGGGAGGACTTTTCTATTTCAATAAAAATGATCCATCGTTGTTCGTAGAGAAAAGGTTCGGAATAGGCTGGAGCATCAACTTTGCACAACCTTTAGGATATGCCATCATTTTTGGACCTCTCATTCTTATTATAATTGTGACATCTTTTCTGTAACAGAAAAAAGGAAAATGCTTTTTCACATTTTCCTTTTTTTAGCATTTTTTATGGGGTGTGCAAAGGCAACTAGGGTGGAATTGTGCTATAATACAAGCGAAACAGAAGATGGAAGGGGCCTTGCTTGTGCCTAAACAATCAAATAATTGGTTCACAGGTGCTATCATCCTGACAGTTGGAGCGCTTGTCGTAAAAATATTGAGCGCTGTATACAGAATACCCTTTCAAAATATAGTCGGAGATACAGGTTTTTATATATATCAACAGGTTTATCCAATCTATGGTGTGGCAATAGCTTTAAGTACATATGGATTTCCCGTTGTTATATCTAAGCTATATACAGAAATGAAATCAAAGGGCGATGTAATTGGACTGGAAGGACTTATTCGTTCCTCTTTTTTGCTTTTATACTCCTTGGGAATAGGCTCATTCTTGTTCTTATTCTTTGGAGCAGAGTATTTGTCAGCTGCTATGGGTGATGAAGAGTTAGCTATTCTGATTAAAGTGATATCATTTGCCTTTTTATTCACACCTTTTGTTGCTACATCTAGGGGATTGCTCCAAGGAGAAGGCAACATGGTTCCAACTGCTTTTTCTCAAGTTGCTGAACAGTTGATGAGGGTAGGCACCATTCTTTTTTGCTCCGTTTATTTCATAAGCAAAGGCTATTCGTTATATGCGGTTGGAGCAGGTGCGATGCTTGGCTCTGTAACAGGAGGTTTGCTTTCCTTTTTAGTGTTGTTTTACTTTTATAAAAAGCATCACTCTCTGCGTAGTATCTCGTCTGTTCGCAAATTATGGAACAGTGATAATAGAAAAATTATAAAAAGAATCATATATGAAGGAATTACTATTTCAATAAGCAGTATGCTGCTCATCTTATTACAGCTTGCTGACTCTTTAACAATTTATACTCAGCTTCT
This DNA window, taken from Niallia sp. Man26, encodes the following:
- the mfd gene encoding transcription-repair coupling factor, coding for MLGLKKLFNKQEDIKNVMSGVEAGLKEQIVSGLSNSARTLFMTSIYEQTKRPVVVVAPNLLQAQKLYDDITNVVDEKEVFLYPANELIAAEISISSPELKAQRIEVLNHWTNDKTAKGILIVPVAGLRKMLPPKSLWQAQQIELEVGKDINLEELIQRFVTTGYVRTDMVSAPGDFSLRGGILDIYPLTEEYPLRMELFDTEIDSIRTFSLEDQRSKEKLSSITIGPATEVIINTVELEAFAAKVETGLAKSLKKIKDEKTKTLLAQNIGHEIEQLKNGQKPEQLYKYLSLLYPDHTSLIDYLPKNGLVFIDEISRVQEMNDTLEKEEADWYTGLLNEGEIIHDMKLSQNVQDLLHKAVQPIVYMSLFLRHVPNTNPQNIINVTCKQMQSFHGQMNVLKSEMDRWKKNKYSVLVLANNQERLEKLEQVLQDYDIQADIQTDNDRIATGKIQLLEGSLQSGFEMPLLKLAVITEEELFKTKVKKSSARRQKLSNAERIKSYSELKIGDYVVHVNHGIGKYLGIETLQINGIHKDYLHLRYQGSDKLYVPVDQIDLVQKYVGSESKEPKIYKLGGNDWKKVKKKVESSVQDIADDLIKLYAEREAAVGYGFSPDGEMQREFESSFAYQETEDQLRSIHEIKRDMERERPMDRLLCGDVGYGKTEVAIRAAFKAIADGKQVAFLVPTTILAQQHYETLRERFQDYPIEIGLLSRFRTRKQQTDTIKGLKAGTFDIVVGTHRILSKDITYRDLGLLIIDEEQRFGVTHKEKIKQLKTNIDVLTLTATPIPRTLHMSMLGVRDLSVIETPPENRFPIQTYVMEYNGALVREAIERELARNGQIYFLYNRVEDIERKAEEISMLVPDARVTYAHGQMTENELESVMLSFLEGEFDVLVSTTIIETGVDIPNVNTLIVQDADRMGLSQLYQLRGRVGRSNRVAYAYFTYRKDKVLTEVAEKRLQAIKEFTELGSGFKIAMRDLTIRGAGNLLGAQQHGFIDSVGFDLYSQMLKDAIEERKGTFDEQQKQTIDLDLDIDAYIPDFYISDGQQKIEMYKRFRGVASFDELSELQDEMVDRFGDYPSEVAYLFKLTEMKLYGKAAGVELIKQSKEEVLILLSEHGSSLMDGQKIFEKSSKFGRMIGLGMDGKKLKIVLHVKGIETDKWLNACYEMVEALSTFKKEPQEAS
- the spoVT gene encoding stage V sporulation protein T translates to MKATGIVRRIDDLGRVVIPKEIRRTLRIREGDPLEIFVDRDGEVILKKYSPISELSDFAKEYAEALYDSLGNSVLICDRDTYIAVAGGSKKEYLNKNISEVIEKAMEDRGSVLITQQEQIALVDNNTETVSAYTIGPIIANGDPIGAVIIFSKEGTLGEVEKKAVETAAGFLARQMES
- a CDS encoding GntR family transcriptional regulator, producing MYIKLDPQSDFPIYAQLIHQLMEGILKGELKEGDMLPSVRSLAADLGINMHTVNKSYHELEKRGIIQIIPKSGAIVRLQHANPGSEHYERLVREMKPVLLEAMTLGMGKAEINGLVELLINEYKGE
- a CDS encoding DUF5808 domain-containing protein is translated as MEQGIFIVLMVFQTVMQSIIPVVMRKTHVFGVYVPDEYKDEKRVQFYKKLYVISYSAGSLAIIAGYAIWMNELNPSVRAALGMVLLLSSMLWGLILYFYCHGKMSELKKRTGWSAALKEVKITDLSVRKLDEMLPWFIVAMPILLTLGLSVLTLTQYTQIPDSIPTHWGANGQPDSFTEKSYLSVLSHLLLLLVMQSMFVAIHEFTRKSGIKISASNKSGSKTRQLLMRKYNSWFLAIISLVITVLLSFLQLSIIYPGIFAETLMLLFPLAFLAVVLIGTLVYAIKVGKLNVQLEALTKADVTKEVSDFDSDYHWKGGLFYFNKNDPSLFVEKRFGIGWSINFAQPLGYAIIFGPLILIIIVTSFL